The following are from one region of the Candidatus Obscuribacterales bacterium genome:
- a CDS encoding segregation/condensation protein A, whose protein sequence is MVEAYPTGFPEEGLPPIGPEITQGEFQTPTVEAPSKGYAAVGGIELLVEMAAKGEIDPKNIDIIDVTDKFLRAIAAAPKENLRQSGKTLFHASVLLRMKAEALLVDNLDDLSGGDDFLDFDEEGGIIYDANNQPVARQITLADLEKALVRRANNKQMRQRKVTLEQLIEALREAEHIEKARATKERKPAIDLEGQHEVNDFDDILELAHDEDIEVVIARIEQILVKHFISEDTLPLVHLIRAMGERGDWVDAFLAVLFLSNAGKITLEQEQFYGPLFLVRPGERQSSADNDGEAQPEALEA, encoded by the coding sequence ATGGTCGAAGCATATCCAACAGGGTTTCCCGAGGAAGGTCTTCCACCAATCGGTCCTGAGATAACTCAAGGCGAATTTCAAACTCCAACTGTAGAAGCACCGAGCAAAGGCTATGCAGCCGTAGGCGGTATTGAGCTTCTAGTTGAGATGGCTGCCAAAGGTGAAATTGATCCAAAGAACATCGATATTATTGATGTCACCGACAAGTTTTTGCGCGCCATTGCTGCCGCACCGAAAGAAAACTTGCGCCAAAGCGGCAAGACCCTTTTCCATGCTTCAGTTCTTTTGAGAATGAAAGCAGAGGCTTTGCTAGTCGACAATCTCGATGATTTGTCCGGCGGCGATGACTTCCTTGATTTCGACGAAGAAGGCGGCATAATCTACGACGCAAACAACCAACCGGTTGCCCGTCAGATTACCCTGGCAGACCTCGAAAAAGCGCTTGTGAGACGTGCCAACAACAAGCAAATGCGCCAGAGAAAGGTCACACTCGAACAACTTATTGAAGCACTGCGTGAAGCTGAACATATCGAAAAAGCGCGTGCCACCAAAGAACGCAAACCTGCCATTGATCTAGAAGGACAGCACGAGGTCAATGACTTTGACGATATCTTGGAGCTCGCTCACGATGAAGATATCGAGGTTGTCATTGCTCGTATTGAGCAAATCTTGGTCAAGCATTTCATTTCGGAAGATACCTTGCCCTTAGTTCACTTGATAAGAGCAATGGGAGAGAGAGGCGATTGGGTAGATGCGTTTTTAGCTGTGCTATTTCTCTCAAACGCAGGTAAAATTACCCTTGAGCAAGAACAGTTTTACGGACCGCTATTTTTGGTTCGTCCCGGCGAACGTCAATCGTCCGCTGACAATGATGGAGAGGCCCAACCAGAGGCATTAGAGGCATAG